A genomic region of Cannabis sativa cultivar Pink pepper isolate KNU-18-1 chromosome 1, ASM2916894v1, whole genome shotgun sequence contains the following coding sequences:
- the LOC133029066 gene encoding polyphenol oxidase I, chloroplastic-like, giving the protein MASLSLALTHPLVITTTPFAPFPKKQNQAGFVRRFSCKASSPSEGGSSKFDRRDMLIGLGGLYGVASLASDPLASATPIVAPDLSKCHKLKDPPQHPPLDPADVKCCAPFSTKDAIDFTPSRPSGKSRIRPAAQWLHHDELAKYKKAVELMKALPEDDPRNFIQQAKVHCAYCNGAYDQVKSPNDQYIQVHNSWLFFPFHRWYLYFHEKILGKLIGDPTFSLPFWNWDDPSGYTIPTIFNDPTSSLYDENRNQTHLPPTIIDLNYAETDDGHPSKPPLPDPEQIASNHYTMYRQMVHCKIGTLFFGKPYRTGSPPSPGAGSIENVPHSPVHVWTGDSNRRANGEDMGHFYSAGRDPVFYSHHANVDRMWNIWKTLPGSKRVDISDPDYLNSTFVFYDENAQLVRVKVGDSLDSRKLGYVYEDVPIDWLKFKPKATKSKIVKMLRKHGIARADDVNIIPLSQFPITLDKTVKTVVARPKKSRSKFEKEDEEEVLVIQGIDFANNVAVKFDVYINDEDDEAISGPENSEFAGSFATVPHNPEGGHNIKTELNLGISELLEDIGADDDDKVVVTLVPKSGLGKVKIDGIKIDFIS; this is encoded by the coding sequence ATGGCTTCTCTCTCCCTCGCTCTCACTCACCCGCTGGTTATAACCACTACTCCATTTGCCCCATTTCCTAAAAAACAGAACCAAGCTGGCTTTGTACGTAGATTTTCATGCAAAGCCAGTAGTCCCTCCGAGGGTGGCAGTAGCAAATTTGATAGGAGAGACATGCTGATAGGTCTTGGAGGACTGTACGGGGTAGCTAGCCTTGCCTCAGATCCGTTGGCCTCCGCAACCCCAATTGTAGCACCTGACTTATCAAAATGCCACAAACTGAAAGATCCACCCCAACATCCACCTCTTGATCCAGCTGACGTCAAGTGTTGTGCTCCCTTTAGCACCAAAGACGCTATTGACTTCACACCATCTCGGCCAAGTGGAAAATCACGAATTCGCCCAGCGGCTCAGTGGCTTCACCATGATGAGTTAGCCAAGTACAAGAAAGCCGTAGAGCTCATGAAAGCCCTCCCTGAGGACGACCCGAGAAATTTCATTCAACAAGCCAAAGTTCACTGTGCTTATTGTAATGGCGCTTATGATCAAGTCAAATCTCCGAACGATCAGTACATTCAAGTCCACAACTCATGGCTCTTCTTTCCATTCCACCGTTGGTATTTATACTTTCACGAGAAGATCTTGGGAAAGCTTATAGGCGATCCCACTTTCTCTTTACCATTCTGGAACTGGGACGACCCTTCTGGCTACACCATTCCAACCATATTCAACGACCCTACCTCTTCTCTTTACGATGAGAACCGAAACCAAACTCACTTGCCTCCAACCATAATCGACCTTAACTACGCAGAAACTGACGATGGGCACCCCTCTAAGCCTCCACTACCAGACCCAGAACAGATAGCCTCTAATCATTATACCATGTACCGCCAGATGGTCCATTGCAAAATCGGTACGCTATTTTTCGGCAAACCTTATCGAACTGGTAGTCCCCCAAGTCCTGGAGCAGGTTCCATCGAGAACGTTCCACACAGTCCGGTCCATGTATGGACCGGAGATTCTAACAGACGGGCTAATGGAGAAGACATGGGACACTTCTACTCTGCTGGACGAGATCCCGTCTTTTACAGTCACCATGCTAACGTTGACCGAATGTGGAATATCTGGAAAACTCTTCCGGGATCCAAAAGAGTCGATATATCCGACCCAGATTATCTCAACTCCACCTTCGTCTTCTACGACGAGAATGCTCAGTTGGTTCGCGTTAAGGTCGGAGACTCACTTGACAGTAGAAAACTAGGTTACGTTTACGAAGATGTTCCTATTGACTGGCTTAAGTTTAAGCCTAAAGCTACTAAGTCAAAGATCGTTAAAATGTTGAGAAAGCATGGAATTGCACGTGCTGATGACGTTAATATAATTCCACTTAGCCAGTTCCCGATAACGTTGGACAAGACGGTGAAGACGGTGGTGGCGAGACCAAAGAAATCGAGGAGCAAGTTCGAGAAGGAGGATGAAGAAGAGGTGTTGGTGATTCAAGGGATTGACTTTGCTAATAACGTTGCCGTCAAGTTTGACGTTTACATTAACGACGAGGATGACGAAGCTATTAGCGGTCCTGAGAATTCTGAGTTCGCTGGCAGTTTCGCTACAGTGCCACATAACCCTGAAGGTGGTCATAACATCAAGACGGAGCTGAATTTGGGGATATCTGAGCTTTTGGAGGATATCGgagctgatgatgatgataaggTCGTAGTCACTTTGGTTCCCAAGAGTGGTTTGGGCAAAGTTAAGATTGATGGCATCAAGATTGATTTCATTTCTTGA
- the LOC115704969 gene encoding LOW QUALITY PROTEIN: polyphenol oxidase I, chloroplastic (The sequence of the model RefSeq protein was modified relative to this genomic sequence to represent the inferred CDS: deleted 3 bases in 2 codons; substituted 1 base at 1 genomic stop codon) — protein MKLFAIKTLCCAYLLNSCTKTNSALIKIMASLSLTHPLVITSTSICAPTIRTGPFPTNNINQASFVRRIISCKASTTPSEGSSSKFDRRDMLIGLGGLYGVAGLASNPLASATPVVAPDLSKCHNLKDPPLHPPLDPADVKCCAPFSDKIIDFRPSRPSRKLRIRPAAQWLDHEEIAKYKKAVELMKALPQDDPRSFIQQAKVHCAYCNGAYDQVNFPREYIQVHDSWLFFPFHRWYLYFYEKILGSLINDPTFALPFWNWDDPSGYKIPSIFVDPTSSLYDENRNQTHLPPALVDLDYTEKEVGHDIPTTEAEQTKTNLKVMYRSMVSGAKNPTLFFGNPYRTGTPPNPGAGTVENVPHSPVHIWTGDNRRSNGEDMGHFYSAGRDSVFYSHHANVDRMWNIWKSLPGPKRVDISDPDYLNSTFVFYDENAQLVRVRVGDSLDSRKSGYVYEDVHIPWLKSKPRATKSKIVKLLKKHGITRAADVNITPLSQFPITLDKTVTTVVPRPKKSRSKFEKEDEEEVLVIQDFANNVAVKFDVYINDXDDEAISGPEKSEFAGSFATVPHNPEGGHNIKTELNLGISELLEDIGADDDDKVIVTLVPKSGLGKVKIDGIKIDFIS, from the exons ATGAAGCTATTTGCTATAAAAACGTTGTGCTGCGCATACCTCTTAAATTCTTGCACCAAAACTAATTCAGCACTAATTAAGATCATGGCTTCACTCTCCCTAACACACCCGCTGGTAATAACCAGTACTTCAATATGTGCACCAACTATTCGAACCGGCCCATTTCCCACCAACAATATTAATCAAGCTAGCTTTGTACGTAGAATTATTTCATGCAAAGCCAGTACTACTCCATCCGAGGGCAGTAGTAGCAAATTTGATAGGAGAGACATGCTGATAGGTCTTGGAGGACTGTACGGGGTAGCTGGCCTTGCCTCAAATCCATTGGCCTCCGCAACCCCAGTTGTAGCACCTGACTTATCAAAATGCCACAACCTGAAAGATCCGCCCCTACATCCACCCTTAGATCCAGCTGACGTCAAGTGTTGCGCCCCATTCTCCGATAAGATTATTGACTTCAGACCATCTCGGCCTAGCCGAAAATTACGTATTCGCCCCGCGGCTCAGTGGCTGGACCATGAAGAGATAGCCAAGTACAAGAAAGCCGTAGAGCTCATGAAAGCACTCCCTCAGGACGATCCGAGAAGTTTCATTCAACAAGCCAAAGTTCATTGTGCTTACTGTAATGGCGCTTACGATCAAGTCAACTTTCCTAGAGAGTACATTCAAGTTCACGACTCCTGGCTCTTCTTTCCTTTCCACCGT TGGTACTTGTACTTTTATGAGAAAATCTTGGGGAGCTTAATCAACGATCCCACTTTCGCTTTACCATTCTGGAACTGGGATGACCCTTCTGGCTACAAGATACCATCCATATTCGTCGACCCTACCTCTTCGCTTTACGATGAGAACCGAAACCAAACTCACTTGCCTCCAGCCTTAGTCGACCTTGACTACACAGAAAAA GAAGTTGGCCACGACATACCCACAACCGAAGCAGAGCAAACTAAAACCAATCTAAAAGTCATGTATCGATCCATGGTCTCTGGAGCCAAAAATCCAACGCTATTTTTCGGCAACCCTTATCGGACTGGTACTCCCCCAAATCCTGGAGCAGGTACCGTCGAGAACGTTCCACATAGTCCTGTTCATATATGGACCGGGGATAACAGACGGTCTAATGGAGAAGACATGGGACACTTCTACTCTGCTGGACGAGATTCCGTCTTTTACAGTCACCATGCTAACGTTGACCGAATGTGGAACATCTGGAAATCTCTCCCGGGACCCAAAAGAGTGGATATATCTGACCCAGACTATCTCAACTCCACCTTCGTCTTCTACGACGAGAATGCTCAGTTGGTTCGCGTTAGGGTCGGAGACTCACTGGACAGTAGAAAATCAGGTTACGTTTATGAAGATGTTCATATTCCGTGGCTTAAGTCAAAGCCTAGAGCTACTAAGTCAAAGATCGTTAAACTGTTGAAAAAGCACGGTATTACACGTGCTGCAGATGTTAATATAACGCCGCTTAGCCAATTCCCGATAACGTTGGATAAGACGGTGACGACAGTGGTGCCGAGGCCAAAGAAATCGAGAAGCAAGTTCGAGAAGGAGGATGAAGAGGAGGTTTTGGTAATTCAAGACTTTGCTAATAACGTGGCCGTCAAGTTTGACGTTTACATTAACGACTAGGATGACGAAGCTATTAGCGGTCCTGAGAAGTCTGAATTTGCTGGGAGTTTCGCTACGGTGCCACATAACCCTGAAGGTGGTCATAACATCAAGACGGAGCTGAATTTGGGGATATCTGAGCTTTTGGAGGATATCGgagctgatgatgatgataaggTCATAGTTACTTTGGTTCCCAAGAGTGGTTTGGGCAAAGTTAAGATTGATGGCATCAAGATTGATTTCATTTCttga
- the LOC115698926 gene encoding very-long-chain 3-oxoacyl-CoA reductase 1-like, with protein sequence MYFSSFYNLFFSNEFFSRACQIRYHYKVPLYVATKMASIKRSSFFVPSIDGYARAAMRWIGYEPHLLASFPFMGFGKCIARKFKLDAPYINEKINVVRDE encoded by the exons AtgtatttttcttctttctataatttgtttttttcaAATGAGTTTTTCAGCAGGGCATGTCAAATTCGGTATCATTACAAG GTTCCATTGTATGTGGCAACAAAGATGGCATCAATCAAGAGATCTTCCTTCTTTGTTCCATCGATTGATGGCTATGCTCGAGCAGCCATGCGTTGGATAGGTTACGAACCTCACTTACTGGCCTCATTCCCTTTTATGGGCTTTGGCAAATGCATTGCCAGAAAG TTTAAGTTAGACGCTCCCTACATTAACGAGAAGATCAATGTAGTACGGGATGAGTGA